Proteins encoded together in one Variovorax paradoxus window:
- a CDS encoding HAD family hydrolase codes for MFAAAIFDMDGLLIDSERPIMAAWIEAARTLDIELSHAQYLQCVGLAMAESKQILAALLGGAAAYQHAASQVTAALQLQRADGDIRPLFPIKPGAAELLTALRGRGTRCAVASSSTRGQIAACLGSLDVLHHFEAFAGGDEVTRAKPDPALYLLAAERLGVDPAECVAFEDSENGAKAALAAGLRVVIVPDLKHPPEPIIGQAFHVLDSLHDAMAHVPLWFPAPAQKLA; via the coding sequence ATGTTCGCCGCCGCAATTTTCGACATGGACGGGCTGCTCATCGATTCGGAGCGGCCCATCATGGCCGCCTGGATCGAAGCAGCCCGCACGCTCGACATCGAGCTTTCGCACGCCCAGTACCTGCAATGCGTGGGGCTGGCCATGGCTGAGTCGAAGCAGATCCTTGCTGCGCTGCTCGGTGGCGCAGCCGCTTACCAGCATGCGGCATCGCAAGTGACCGCCGCGCTGCAGTTGCAGCGCGCCGACGGCGACATCCGGCCGCTCTTCCCCATCAAGCCCGGCGCGGCCGAGTTGCTCACCGCCTTGCGCGGACGCGGCACACGCTGCGCGGTTGCCTCTTCGTCCACGCGCGGCCAGATCGCGGCCTGCCTGGGTAGCCTCGACGTGCTTCATCACTTCGAGGCCTTCGCGGGCGGCGATGAGGTGACACGCGCCAAGCCCGACCCGGCGCTGTACCTGCTTGCGGCGGAGCGCCTGGGTGTAGACCCGGCGGAGTGCGTGGCCTTCGAAGACAGCGAGAACGGCGCGAAGGCGGCGCTGGCTGCGGGCCTCAGGGTCGTCATCGTGCCGGACCTCAAGCACCCGCCGGAGCCGATCATCGGGCAGGCGTTTCATGTGCTCGATTCGCTGCACGACGCCATGGCGCATGTGCCGCTGTGGTTTCCCGCCCCGGCACAGAAGCTTGCCTGA
- a CDS encoding isopenicillin N synthase family dioxygenase, with protein MTDSQELPVIDVTPLVSGTPERSGVAAQIGAACRAHGFFYVTGHGVDPALVQQLEVLSHRFFELPEETKMQWRMALGGRAWRGFFPLGGELTSGRPDWKEGLYLGTELPATHPLVLAKTPVHGPNLFPDVPGFRETILDYMAAVTQLGHRLMEGIALSLGLPATYFAERYTADPLILFRLFNYPSQPVPEGLDVQWGVGEHTDYGLLTILHQDNVGGLAVHTPGGWIDAPPIPGSFVCNIGDMLDRMTGGLYKSTPHRVKRNTSGRDRLSFPLFFDPNFEARVQRIEGLQGAEARDDSAERWDRANVHAFSGRYGDYLLAKVSKVFPQLRDEVL; from the coding sequence ATGACCGACTCACAAGAACTTCCGGTAATCGATGTCACCCCGCTCGTGTCCGGCACGCCCGAACGCAGCGGCGTGGCCGCGCAGATCGGCGCCGCGTGCCGTGCGCACGGCTTCTTCTATGTCACAGGCCATGGCGTCGACCCTGCATTGGTGCAGCAGCTCGAAGTGCTGAGCCACCGCTTTTTCGAGTTGCCCGAAGAAACCAAGATGCAATGGCGCATGGCCCTGGGCGGGCGCGCCTGGCGCGGCTTCTTTCCGCTGGGCGGTGAGCTGACCTCCGGCCGGCCCGACTGGAAGGAAGGCCTCTACCTGGGCACCGAGTTGCCCGCCACACACCCGCTGGTGTTGGCGAAAACGCCGGTGCACGGGCCGAACCTCTTTCCCGACGTGCCGGGATTTCGCGAAACCATCCTCGACTACATGGCGGCCGTCACGCAGCTGGGCCATCGGTTGATGGAAGGCATCGCGCTGAGCCTGGGCCTGCCGGCCACGTATTTCGCCGAGCGCTACACCGCTGACCCACTGATCCTGTTCCGCCTGTTCAACTACCCCTCGCAGCCCGTGCCCGAAGGCCTGGACGTGCAATGGGGCGTGGGCGAGCACACCGACTACGGCCTGCTCACCATCCTGCACCAGGACAACGTCGGCGGCCTCGCGGTGCATACGCCGGGCGGCTGGATCGATGCGCCGCCGATTCCCGGCTCGTTCGTCTGCAACATCGGCGACATGCTCGACCGCATGACGGGCGGGCTCTACAAATCGACCCCGCACCGGGTGAAGCGCAACACCTCGGGGCGCGACCGGCTTTCGTTTCCGCTGTTCTTCGATCCGAACTTCGAGGCCCGCGTGCAGCGCATCGAAGGGCTGCAGGGTGCCGAGGCGCGCGACGACAGTGCCGAGCGCTGGGACCGCGCCAACGTGCACGCCTTCAGCGGCCGCTATGGCGACTACCTGCTCGCGAAGGTGTCGAAGGTGTTCCCGCAGCTGCGCGACGAAGTGCTCTGA
- a CDS encoding amino acid ABC transporter ATP-binding protein codes for MIELQNVNKWYGSYQALVDINETIHKGEVVVVCGPSGSGKSTLIRTFNRLEPIQSGRILIEGKDIHAPGTDVNAFRSRIGFVFQQFNLFPHLTVLQNCTMAPMQLRGLTRKEADERAMALLQRVGLAHKANAWPGELSGGQQQRVAIARALAMQPPLMLFDEPTSALDPEMVGEVLLVMRDLTRDGMTMVCVTHEMGFAREVADRVLFMDEGKVLERATPDDFFNRPQHPRAQQFLSDIRSPFARGA; via the coding sequence ATGATCGAACTCCAGAACGTCAACAAGTGGTATGGCAGCTACCAAGCCCTGGTCGACATCAACGAAACCATCCACAAGGGCGAAGTGGTCGTCGTCTGCGGCCCCTCGGGGTCGGGCAAGTCGACGCTGATCCGCACTTTCAACCGGCTGGAGCCGATCCAGTCGGGCCGCATCCTCATCGAGGGCAAGGACATCCATGCGCCCGGCACCGATGTGAATGCGTTCCGCTCGCGCATCGGCTTCGTGTTCCAGCAGTTCAACCTGTTTCCGCATCTCACGGTGCTGCAGAACTGCACGATGGCGCCGATGCAACTTCGCGGGCTTACGCGCAAGGAAGCCGACGAGCGCGCGATGGCGCTGCTGCAGCGCGTAGGCCTGGCGCACAAGGCGAATGCTTGGCCCGGCGAACTCTCGGGCGGCCAGCAGCAGCGCGTGGCCATTGCACGTGCGCTCGCCATGCAGCCGCCGCTGATGCTGTTCGACGAGCCCACCAGCGCACTCGACCCCGAGATGGTGGGCGAAGTGCTGCTGGTGATGCGCGACCTCACGCGTGACGGCATGACCATGGTCTGCGTCACGCACGAGATGGGCTTTGCCCGCGAGGTGGCCGACCGCGTGCTGTTCATGGACGAAGGCAAGGTGCTCGAGCGCGCCACGCCCGACGACTTTTTCAACCGGCCGCAGCACCCCCGCGCGCAGCAGTTTCTTTCGGACATCCGCTCGCCCTTCGCGCGCGGCGCGTGA
- a CDS encoding amino acid ABC transporter permease codes for MLEIINDYWVYFLIGQYPNGPLGGLVLTLLLASCGLVLALPLGIVLGLARVSPWRWLRWPVTGFVFVVRGLPLLMVIFWAYFFLPSVTGVKTDQFITMLIALVIFDAAYLAEIVRAGIQGLPRGQMETARALGLGYGRAMRLVVLPQALRSMLPSLVNQFVSTIKETSLGYIIGLAEVSFIATQINTQVFTKPAQIYLILGGTYFILCFGLSRFAYWLERRLARRGMSVADPATAPKVSA; via the coding sequence ATGCTCGAGATCATCAACGACTACTGGGTGTACTTCCTCATCGGGCAGTACCCGAACGGGCCGCTCGGTGGGCTGGTGCTCACGCTGCTGCTCGCGTCCTGCGGGCTGGTGCTCGCGCTGCCGCTGGGCATTGTGCTCGGCCTGGCACGCGTGAGCCCTTGGCGCTGGCTGCGCTGGCCGGTGACGGGCTTCGTCTTCGTGGTGCGCGGCTTGCCGTTGCTGATGGTTATCTTCTGGGCCTACTTCTTCCTGCCCAGCGTCACGGGCGTGAAGACCGACCAGTTCATCACCATGCTGATCGCGCTCGTGATTTTCGATGCGGCCTACCTGGCCGAGATCGTGCGCGCCGGCATCCAGGGCCTGCCGCGCGGGCAGATGGAAACGGCGCGCGCGCTGGGCCTGGGCTACGGCAGGGCGATGCGGCTGGTGGTGCTGCCGCAGGCTCTGCGCAGCATGCTGCCCTCGCTGGTGAACCAGTTCGTCTCGACCATCAAGGAAACTTCGCTCGGCTACATCATCGGCCTGGCCGAGGTGTCGTTCATCGCGACGCAGATCAACACGCAGGTGTTCACCAAGCCGGCCCAGATCTACCTGATCCTGGGCGGGACCTATTTCATTCTCTGCTTCGGGCTTTCGCGCTTCGCCTACTGGCTGGAGCGCCGCCTCGCGCGGCGCGGCATGTCCGTGGCCGACCCCGCCACGGCTCCCAAGGTGTCCGCATGA
- a CDS encoding amino acid ABC transporter permease, whose amino-acid sequence MPLFDYSLLLTGQYHDMLVAGLLLSLQLLAASLLLALPIALVVALLRLSPVAPLRWLGFAYVESIRNIPLLAHMLFWYFGAPELLPEGIKQWLYAGHIEAYSAIIALALYTAAFMAEDIRSGIRAIPTVQFEAGRALGFGFMGTMRRVVLPQALRVTVPPLISQTLSLWKNTSIATVIGVAELMYQAGQVESATFRSFESFAFASAAYLTVSLAITGLATWYHHRFPVRTI is encoded by the coding sequence ATGCCCCTGTTCGACTATTCGCTGCTGCTCACCGGCCAGTACCACGACATGCTGGTCGCGGGCCTGCTGCTCTCGCTGCAGCTGCTGGCGGCCTCTTTGCTGCTCGCCTTGCCCATCGCGCTGGTGGTGGCGCTGCTGCGCCTTTCGCCCGTCGCACCGCTGCGCTGGCTCGGCTTTGCGTACGTGGAGTCGATCCGCAACATTCCGCTGCTCGCGCACATGCTGTTCTGGTACTTCGGTGCGCCCGAGCTGCTGCCCGAGGGCATCAAGCAATGGCTGTATGCGGGCCACATCGAGGCCTACAGCGCCATCATTGCGCTGGCGCTCTACACGGCCGCCTTCATGGCGGAAGACATCCGCAGCGGCATCCGCGCGATTCCCACTGTGCAGTTCGAGGCCGGCCGCGCGCTGGGCTTCGGCTTCATGGGCACCATGCGCCGCGTGGTGCTGCCGCAGGCGCTGCGCGTGACGGTGCCGCCGCTCATCTCGCAGACGCTGAGCCTCTGGAAGAACACTTCGATCGCCACAGTGATCGGCGTGGCCGAGCTGATGTACCAGGCCGGGCAGGTCGAGAGCGCAACCTTCCGCAGCTTCGAGTCGTTCGCGTTTGCAAGCGCGGCGTACCTGACGGTGTCGCTCGCCATCACCGGGCTGGCCACTTGGTACCACCACCGCTTTCCGGTAAGAACCATCTAG
- a CDS encoding ABC transporter substrate-binding protein: MRLNFIAAALAASALFTGIAAQADQLADIKKKGELVVGVLGTDEPATFIDPKTRQIVGYEVDLVNAIARKIGVKPVLKQIAVAARIPELQQGHVDLVAAGLTHNKEREAQIDFSLTTFVTGQKAIVKKDSGITDVPQLAGKKVLTIRGGTQEPNIRKAVPTAEVVTFDTSQQAFQALQQGKGVGYVDDEAALLRSYAKLGPQKAKYVVLKQNLSTEALAIGIKKGESGLKAVVDETLRELEKSGEAQKIFVKWYGPNTASGFQTRDFKLESDKID; this comes from the coding sequence ATGCGCTTGAACTTCATCGCCGCGGCCCTCGCCGCTTCCGCCCTCTTCACGGGCATTGCGGCCCAGGCGGACCAGCTTGCCGACATCAAGAAAAAAGGGGAGCTCGTGGTGGGCGTGCTCGGCACCGACGAGCCTGCGACCTTCATCGACCCGAAGACGCGCCAGATCGTCGGTTATGAAGTCGACCTGGTGAACGCAATTGCCAGGAAGATCGGCGTGAAGCCGGTGCTCAAGCAGATTGCCGTGGCCGCGCGCATTCCTGAACTGCAGCAGGGCCACGTCGACCTGGTGGCTGCGGGCCTCACGCACAACAAGGAGCGCGAGGCGCAGATCGACTTTTCTCTGACCACCTTCGTCACCGGCCAGAAGGCCATCGTGAAGAAGGACAGCGGCATTACCGACGTGCCGCAGTTGGCCGGCAAGAAGGTGCTGACCATTCGTGGCGGCACGCAGGAGCCGAACATCCGCAAGGCCGTGCCCACCGCTGAGGTGGTGACCTTCGACACCAGCCAGCAGGCCTTCCAGGCGCTGCAGCAGGGCAAGGGCGTGGGCTATGTGGACGACGAGGCCGCTCTGCTGCGCAGCTATGCCAAGCTCGGCCCGCAGAAGGCCAAATACGTGGTGCTCAAGCAGAACCTGAGCACCGAGGCGCTGGCCATCGGCATCAAGAAGGGCGAGAGCGGCCTGAAAGCGGTGGTGGACGAGACGCTGCGCGAGCTCGAGAAGTCCGGCGAGGCGCAGAAGATCTTCGTCAAGTGGTACGGGCCGAATACGGCATCGGGCTTCCAGACGCGGGACTTCAAGCTCGAGAGCGACAAGATCGACTGA
- a CDS encoding group II truncated hemoglobin has translation MQIHEKPPVDTPFEWIGGEPKVQALVDRFYDLMELEPVYAQLRAVHGTSLDNARQRLFWFLCGWLGGPQHYTDRFGHPMLRARHLPQSIGGHSIGIKERDQWLACMDQAMGETGVPEGLRARLRDSFFQTADWMRNRGEQ, from the coding sequence ATGCAGATTCACGAAAAGCCCCCCGTCGACACCCCCTTCGAATGGATCGGCGGCGAACCCAAGGTTCAGGCGCTGGTCGACCGGTTCTACGACCTGATGGAGCTCGAGCCCGTCTATGCGCAACTGCGCGCGGTGCACGGCACCAGCCTGGACAACGCGCGCCAGCGCCTCTTCTGGTTCCTGTGCGGCTGGCTCGGCGGCCCGCAGCACTACACCGACCGCTTCGGGCATCCGATGCTGCGCGCGCGCCATTTGCCGCAGAGCATTGGCGGGCACAGCATCGGCATCAAGGAGCGCGACCAGTGGCTGGCCTGCATGGACCAGGCGATGGGTGAAACGGGTGTGCCCGAGGGGTTGCGCGCCAGGTTGCGCGATTCGTTCTTCCAGACAGCTGACTGGATGCGAAACCGCGGCGAGCAATAA
- a CDS encoding NAD(P)/FAD-dependent oxidoreductase — protein MNSIVIIGGGHAAAQLCAGLVEAGQGARVHLVCEEACEPYHRPPLSKAFLKSAEETRQPHKAADWYREAGITLHLGDAAVAIDREAHTVTLRSGAVLPWERLVLATGTRARQMPDLKPGLENVATLRAADEAHRLRERLADAQQVTVLGGGFIGLEVAATANALGKRVQVIESAPRLLGRAVSPELSAHVLATHRAAGIEIVLGARTGALEVEGDRLLSIQVNGAKQPVDLLLLGIGAVPETALAQAAGIECADGIVVDSHMQTSAADVLAVGDCTRFPDRRAGRPLRLESVQNANDQARTAVATLTGAARPHDVVPWFWSDQGGLRLQMVGLMPAEGTPGLASVLRAGPKLDAFSLFHYVDGQLVCVESINAPVDHMMCRKLLEAGRSPDVAAVADASIPLKNHLA, from the coding sequence ATGAATTCAATCGTCATCATCGGCGGCGGCCATGCCGCGGCCCAGCTTTGCGCGGGCCTGGTGGAAGCCGGGCAGGGCGCGCGCGTGCACCTGGTTTGCGAGGAGGCCTGCGAGCCATACCACCGGCCGCCGCTTTCCAAGGCTTTTCTGAAGAGTGCCGAGGAAACCAGGCAACCACACAAGGCCGCCGACTGGTACCGCGAAGCCGGCATCACGCTGCACCTGGGCGATGCGGCCGTGGCCATCGACCGCGAGGCGCACACGGTCACGCTGCGTTCGGGCGCTGTCCTGCCATGGGAGCGGCTGGTGCTGGCCACCGGCACGCGTGCACGCCAGATGCCCGACCTGAAGCCGGGCCTTGAAAACGTCGCAACCCTGCGCGCCGCCGACGAGGCGCATCGCCTGCGCGAGCGGCTGGCCGATGCGCAGCAGGTCACAGTGCTGGGCGGCGGCTTCATCGGGCTCGAAGTGGCGGCCACCGCCAATGCCCTCGGCAAGCGTGTGCAGGTGATCGAAAGCGCGCCGCGCCTTCTGGGCCGCGCCGTGTCGCCCGAGCTGTCGGCGCATGTGCTCGCGACGCATCGCGCGGCGGGCATCGAGATCGTGCTTGGTGCGCGCACCGGTGCGTTAGAGGTCGAAGGCGACCGGCTGCTGTCCATTCAGGTCAACGGCGCGAAGCAGCCGGTGGACCTGCTGCTGCTCGGCATTGGCGCCGTTCCTGAAACCGCGTTGGCGCAGGCTGCGGGCATCGAATGCGCGGACGGCATTGTGGTCGACAGCCACATGCAGACCAGCGCGGCCGACGTGCTCGCCGTCGGCGATTGCACGCGCTTCCCTGATCGGCGTGCGGGCCGCCCGTTGCGGCTCGAGTCCGTGCAGAACGCGAACGACCAGGCGCGCACGGCCGTCGCCACGCTGACCGGCGCCGCGCGGCCGCACGACGTGGTGCCGTGGTTCTGGTCGGACCAGGGCGGCTTGCGGCTGCAGATGGTCGGCCTGATGCCGGCCGAAGGCACGCCGGGGCTGGCAAGCGTGCTGCGCGCCGGGCCCAAGCTTGATGCGTTCTCGCTGTTCCACTATGTGGATGGACAGCTGGTGTGCGTCGAATCAATCAATGCGCCGGTCGATCACATGATGTGCCGCAAGCTGCTCGAAGCGGGGCGCAGTCCGGATGTAGCGGCGGTGGCGGATGCGTCCATTCCGCTGAAGAATCACCTGGCGTAA
- a CDS encoding Smr/MutS family protein, with translation MASRTPPIKNLADLKQVQRALAETREREAAAAAAKAAAERKRAAEKDLFTRAIGATEPLRRKAAVVPLAPEPPAPIPVQHQLDEQRVLRESLSDEFDVTTLLDVDDAMSFRRPGIGTDVTARLRKGDWSIQAQIDLHGLRSDEAREALGGFIRNAYKQGLRCVRVVHGKGLGSPGKQPVLKTKAQRWLIQKNEVLAFVQAKPAEGGAGALVVLLAPARR, from the coding sequence ATGGCTTCGCGCACACCCCCCATCAAGAACCTGGCCGACTTGAAGCAGGTGCAGCGCGCGCTGGCCGAAACCCGCGAACGCGAAGCGGCCGCCGCAGCCGCCAAGGCTGCCGCCGAGCGCAAGCGCGCCGCCGAAAAAGACTTGTTCACGCGCGCCATCGGTGCCACTGAGCCGCTTCGCCGCAAGGCGGCCGTGGTGCCGCTCGCGCCGGAACCGCCTGCGCCCATCCCGGTGCAGCACCAGCTCGACGAACAGCGCGTGCTGCGCGAATCGCTTTCCGACGAGTTCGACGTGACGACCTTGCTCGACGTCGACGACGCCATGAGCTTTCGCCGCCCGGGCATCGGCACCGACGTGACCGCGCGGCTGCGCAAGGGCGACTGGAGCATCCAGGCGCAAATCGACCTGCACGGGCTGCGCAGCGATGAAGCGCGCGAGGCGCTCGGCGGGTTCATTCGCAACGCCTACAAGCAGGGCCTGCGCTGCGTGCGCGTGGTGCACGGCAAGGGGCTGGGGTCGCCCGGCAAGCAGCCGGTGCTCAAGACCAAGGCGCAGCGCTGGCTCATCCAGAAGAACGAGGTGCTGGCCTTCGTGCAGGCCAAGCCCGCGGAGGGCGGCGCAGGCGCGCTGGTGGTGCTTTTGGCGCCAGCGCGGCGCTGA
- the radC gene encoding RadC family protein: MAFKDLPAHARPREKLIARGAAALADAELLALLLRTGVAGKNVLQLAQELLDHFGGLSGLLQAGAEDLKVIKGMGGDAKRAELIAVLELARRAMAERLKERAVFDSPGAVKEYLQMHIGSRPYEVFAVLFLDAQHRLIVLEELFRGTLAQTSVYPREVVMRALHHNAAAVVLSHNHPSGSIEPSRADESLTQTLRAALSLIDVRVLDHVIVSAGQSFSMAEKGLL, translated from the coding sequence ATGGCATTCAAGGATCTCCCCGCCCACGCCCGCCCGCGCGAAAAGCTCATCGCGCGAGGCGCCGCCGCGCTGGCCGACGCCGAGCTGCTGGCGTTGCTGCTGCGCACGGGCGTTGCCGGAAAAAACGTGCTCCAGCTCGCCCAGGAGCTGCTCGACCACTTCGGCGGCCTTTCGGGCCTGCTGCAGGCGGGCGCCGAGGACCTGAAGGTGATCAAGGGCATGGGCGGCGACGCCAAGCGCGCCGAGCTCATCGCGGTGCTCGAACTGGCACGCCGCGCCATGGCCGAGCGGCTGAAGGAGCGCGCGGTCTTCGATTCGCCCGGGGCCGTGAAGGAGTATCTGCAGATGCACATCGGCTCGCGCCCGTACGAGGTATTTGCGGTGCTGTTTCTCGATGCGCAGCACCGGCTGATCGTGCTCGAAGAACTGTTTCGCGGAACGCTCGCACAAACGAGCGTCTACCCGCGCGAGGTGGTCATGCGCGCACTGCACCACAACGCCGCGGCCGTGGTGCTTTCGCACAACCACCCGAGCGGCAGCATCGAGCCCTCGCGCGCCGACGAATCGCTGACGCAAACGCTCAGGGCGGCGCTTTCGCTGATCGACGTGCGCGTGCTCGACCACGTGATCGTCAGCGCCGGCCAGAGTTTTTCAATGGCCGAGAAAGGGTTGCTCTGA
- a CDS encoding FKBP-type peptidyl-prolyl cis-trans isomerase — MSHVVTSGSFLTLHYRLAGPAGDIINTFADKPATLSLGTGELSPAMEQRLMGLEEGTHATFELPAGEAFGERNPEMQQWVARKLLAQMGDPDEQYAVGDVVQFPTPDGSGSYAGAVVESNETAVRFDFNHPLAGQPVTFEVRLIGVL, encoded by the coding sequence ATGTCCCACGTCGTGACTTCCGGCTCGTTCCTTACCCTGCATTACCGGCTGGCCGGTCCGGCGGGCGACATCATCAACACTTTCGCCGACAAGCCCGCGACCCTGTCGCTGGGCACCGGCGAGCTTTCGCCGGCCATGGAGCAGCGGCTCATGGGCCTGGAAGAGGGCACGCACGCCACCTTCGAGCTGCCCGCCGGCGAGGCTTTTGGCGAGCGCAACCCCGAAATGCAGCAATGGGTGGCCAGGAAGCTGCTGGCCCAGATGGGCGACCCCGACGAGCAATATGCAGTGGGCGACGTGGTGCAATTCCCCACGCCAGACGGCTCGGGCAGCTACGCCGGCGCGGTGGTCGAATCGAACGAAACCGCGGTGCGATTCGACTTCAACCACCCCTTGGCCGGGCAGCCCGTGACCTTCGAGGTGCGGCTGATCGGAGTTCTATGA
- the ispH gene encoding 4-hydroxy-3-methylbut-2-enyl diphosphate reductase — translation MNKGLEEVVLAEPRGFCAGVDRAIEIVERALAKFGAPIYVRHEIVHNTYVVNELKAKGAIFIEDLADVPPGATLVFSAHGVSKAVQQEARDRGFDVFDATCPLVTKVHVEVAKLAKEGYEFIMIGHKGHPEVEGTMGQLSSGIHLVEDVQDVATVSPAQTEKLAVVTQTTLSVDDAAEIAAAVRARFPMVREPKQQDICYATQNRQDAVKILSPQVDLVIVVGSPTSSNSNRLRELAQRLGTESYMVDSAEELKPEWFEGKTRVGLTAGASAPEVLVREVIERVRALGAVSVRKMDGIEETIKFPLPKGLKLDDIPPPGHIS, via the coding sequence ATGAACAAGGGCCTCGAAGAAGTCGTTCTTGCCGAGCCGCGCGGCTTTTGCGCGGGGGTGGACCGCGCCATCGAAATCGTCGAGCGCGCGCTGGCCAAGTTTGGCGCGCCCATCTACGTGCGCCACGAGATCGTGCACAACACCTATGTGGTGAACGAACTCAAGGCCAAGGGCGCGATCTTCATCGAAGACCTGGCCGACGTGCCGCCCGGTGCCACGCTGGTGTTCAGCGCCCATGGCGTGAGCAAGGCGGTGCAGCAAGAGGCGCGCGACCGCGGCTTCGACGTTTTCGACGCCACCTGCCCGCTGGTGACCAAGGTGCACGTCGAGGTGGCCAAGCTCGCCAAGGAAGGCTACGAGTTCATCATGATCGGCCACAAGGGGCACCCCGAGGTCGAGGGCACCATGGGCCAGCTCTCCAGTGGCATTCACCTGGTGGAAGACGTGCAAGACGTGGCAACGGTCTCGCCTGCGCAGACAGAAAAACTTGCCGTGGTAACGCAAACCACGCTCAGCGTGGATGATGCCGCCGAAATCGCGGCCGCCGTGCGTGCGCGCTTTCCGATGGTGCGCGAGCCCAAGCAGCAGGACATCTGCTACGCCACCCAGAACCGCCAGGACGCGGTGAAGATACTGAGCCCCCAGGTCGACCTGGTGATCGTGGTCGGCAGCCCCACCAGCTCCAACAGCAACCGGCTGCGCGAACTGGCACAGCGCCTGGGCACCGAAAGCTACATGGTCGATTCGGCCGAAGAGCTCAAGCCGGAATGGTTCGAGGGCAAGACCCGGGTAGGCCTCACGGCCGGCGCCTCGGCCCCCGAAGTGCTGGTGCGCGAGGTGATCGAACGCGTGAGGGCGCTTGGCGCGGTGTCGGTCCGCAAGATGGACGGCATCGAGGAAACCATCAAGTTTCCGCTCCCCAAGGGCCTCAAGCTCGACGACATTCCTCCCCCGGGACACATCTCTTGA
- a CDS encoding threonine/serine dehydratase, translating into MNNQTTNWRLETESASRRLREGAAHFLRETPLWKLPASTFGIEVPGVELWLKLEHMQVSGSFKARGMMNRLLANDIPESGVVVASGGNAGIATAAAAKALGVRCQVFLPGVSPEAKRARLRALGAEVVVVGELYPDALAACLVRQKESGALLTHAYDQPEVVAGAGTLGVEIEAQGGLPDSVLVSVGGGGLIGGLAGWFEQRARVVALEPEKAPTLFRARQAGEPVDVDVGGIAADSLGARRIGAISWEITQQYVQDALLLSDESIRAAQQWLWKELKLAVEPAAALPLAALQTGAYVPREGEKVCLIVCGANVDPATVG; encoded by the coding sequence TTGAACAATCAAACGACCAACTGGCGCCTTGAAACCGAGAGCGCCTCCCGCAGGCTGCGCGAGGGGGCCGCTCATTTCCTGCGCGAAACCCCGCTCTGGAAGCTGCCGGCCTCCACTTTCGGCATCGAGGTGCCGGGCGTGGAACTGTGGCTCAAGCTCGAACACATGCAGGTGAGCGGCAGTTTCAAGGCGCGCGGCATGATGAACCGCCTGCTGGCCAACGACATTCCCGAGAGCGGCGTGGTCGTGGCCTCGGGCGGCAATGCCGGCATTGCCACCGCGGCGGCGGCCAAGGCGCTGGGCGTGCGCTGCCAGGTGTTCCTGCCCGGCGTCTCACCCGAAGCCAAGCGCGCGCGGCTGCGTGCGCTGGGTGCCGAGGTGGTCGTCGTCGGCGAGTTGTACCCAGACGCGCTGGCCGCCTGCCTCGTGCGCCAGAAGGAAAGCGGCGCCTTGCTCACCCATGCCTACGACCAGCCGGAGGTGGTCGCGGGCGCGGGCACGCTGGGCGTCGAGATCGAAGCGCAGGGCGGCCTGCCCGATTCAGTGTTGGTGAGCGTGGGCGGCGGCGGCCTGATCGGCGGCCTGGCCGGCTGGTTCGAACAGCGCGCCCGAGTGGTGGCGCTGGAGCCCGAAAAGGCGCCGACGCTGTTCCGCGCCCGTCAGGCCGGCGAGCCGGTCGATGTCGACGTGGGCGGAATTGCCGCCGATTCGCTCGGCGCGCGGCGCATTGGCGCCATCTCGTGGGAAATTACCCAGCAATACGTGCAGGACGCGCTGCTGCTGTCCGACGAATCCATCCGCGCCGCCCAGCAATGGCTGTGGAAGGAATTGAAGCTGGCAGTGGAACCCGCCGCCGCACTGCCGCTGGCAGCGCTGCAAACCGGCGCCTACGTGCCGCGCGAGGGCGAGAAGGTGTGCCTGATCGTTTGCGGCGCCAATGTCGATCCAGCCACGGTCGGCTGA
- a CDS encoding VOC family protein, producing MQAYLTFNGNAAEALAFYAKALGGKVIFSMTFGESPMGAETPDAYKSKIMHATLEARGHQLMASDMPPGMAFEGYKGFSLSVQGNNVDEGKKLFDALAEGGEVTMPYGPQFWAVGFGMLTDKFGVSWMVNCEK from the coding sequence ATGCAAGCCTATCTGACATTCAACGGCAACGCCGCCGAAGCACTGGCCTTCTACGCCAAGGCGCTGGGCGGCAAGGTCATTTTCAGCATGACCTTCGGCGAAAGCCCCATGGGTGCTGAAACGCCCGATGCCTACAAAAGCAAGATCATGCACGCCACGCTGGAGGCCCGCGGCCACCAGCTGATGGCTTCCGACATGCCGCCGGGCATGGCGTTCGAAGGCTACAAGGGGTTTTCTCTCTCGGTGCAGGGCAACAACGTGGACGAGGGAAAGAAACTCTTCGACGCGCTGGCCGAGGGCGGCGAGGTCACGATGCCCTACGGCCCGCAGTTCTGGGCCGTCGGCTTCGGCATGCTCACGGACAAGTTCGGGGTGTCGTGGATGGTGAACTGCGAGAAATAA